From Toxotes jaculatrix isolate fToxJac2 chromosome 7, fToxJac2.pri, whole genome shotgun sequence:
GGACATGTACCTCCAGGACAAAGTGCTGCAGACGAACTGAGCCCGGCCTCTGGTTTCCGCCGCTCTGCCTGCTGCTCCCCTGCATGGCTGATGGAGATCAACATAGAGTACGATAAAGCATGTTAGTGCTCTGCCATGAATCTGTACAGAATATATACACCACTGGGTTCCTACATGGCACTGGGCAGGTCGATGTGAAGGTTTACTCTCACATAAAGACAATACAATCAACATGGTTACGCTCAAGTACAGGTTAGTAATACAAATGTAGCGTCAGCACTATGGAGGGAGGAGGACCACCAATAATCATAATGAGAATAATAAGGAGGATAATAATAGACTTTTTAGCTTCCTAATGCTGTTTCCCAatagaagttttaaaaaaaaacatcaacatcattgGGACAAAGTAAGTCATCATCAGTACATTCAGTCATATCTTCATCATCATAATACACTACGATAAATGTGCGTCTTATAAAGTTGAACGCCACAGCTGCGGTCGGGCTGAGTGTACGGCGTCCCGGGAGGTTCGCTTTCACACGCACCGCCTGCTTCTGTCAAACCGCCGCTAAACTCAAAGCTCCAGAATCTGTGACTCTGGATTTGTACAGGTAGATCCTGATCCCGCTGTCCATTCATCTGTCCATTCATCTGCCCGTCCCTCTGTCGGCCCAGCTGCTCCTGGGTGATGACTTATAAAACAGGTGGTCGTCATTAGTAAGAAAtgaaagaggttttttttgtttttgttctctgccTCTCAGCGAGGCGAAGCTTATTCAACACCATGGAATTGATGTCTGATAAATCTGCCGTTCCTCATGTGAGACGTGGTCACATGGTCCTACTTCTTCCCTTCGCCCTCTGTGGACACAGGAGGAAAAAGTTCAGACAGAGAACTAAGAGCCGGCACTACATACAAAGTCTCAGCGTACGTGCTTACAGCTCTGCGAAAACTGGAATAAGGAAATAAAGAtctctgtggagctgagaaCGTTTCAGGCAAAGACCTGGAGTTCGTCTGCAGCCAGCTGCGCTGACAGGGAGCGACTGACAAAGGAGCACACGGTTCATGGTCATGGAAAATGGTCAAAACCGATGTAAAACATATGAGACTTGTAGTTAAAGGACAAAATGTCCCACATGTCACACAGACCAACCCTAACACTGGAGCAGCAGCACGGTGACATTCATCGTGaattaaagctttaaaatcatatttcacCTTCAAACTAAACGGAGGAGGCTCTAACCTGCCAGGACAGAACTTTACTGAGGGTCAGTTTAATTATAACATGAgacaataaaagacaacaaagagCCCGTCTCTGTCAACATGTCAACAAACTCCGCTGAGGATGTTGTtcgggtttttcttttttaccagTTATGCAGAGATCACATGTTAATCACAGCGTAATTATTTCATTATAACAGTAACAAGATGCCAAAGGTTGTTTTCTTATGATCACGATATCTCGTTATCTCATACAAGATAATGAGATAATTAATTTTAGAAAGCAAACCAAACAATTTGAGATctgaaaataaagataattaATGAGCGATGTTCAGATTTCAGGCCTGAAAAGTCATCGACCACCGCTGCTGTTCCTCTGCACTTTGTTCTTCCACCGTCAGCATCTCTCTGGTTAATCTCCTCCATTTCACAGCAATTACCATTTATAGATAACTGCAGGCTTCGCACCAGCACGGTAATCACCACATTATGCTGTTTAACTGCCTGGCAGGTACCCTCTGCATTATTTCACACGTTCAAACAAAGTTGGTGATATATGgcctgagaaaacaaagggaaaacgCTGCAGAGGGTGATGATCGACTGGATGATCATTTAAGCAACGAGGCAGCAGCGTCGCAGAGCCAGACACGCAGCCTGTTCCCAACAGGAGCTTCACATATTAGATTTATTGACTCATCAGACTCTGTGAAGATGAGACAATTCTCCAGCTTCGTTTTGCTCAGTTTGCATTTTATAAAAAGGAATTTTTAGACGATTCATTTCATAAGATGCAAAATAAGTGGAAAGTCTGGGAGTTTAGATGAAGAGCCAGAGAttcacagcagagaagaagaagatattcaacacagacactgacCCAGACgccacagagtgtgtgtgtgtgtgtgtgtgtgtgtgtcatggttttaatacaagaaaacaaactgttcagtgttttgtattttatcttaACTCGATTAATTCATCACTGttgaaactgacattttgaaaatgtctccATCTAATGAGCCTTCATGTCCAGTTTAATCACTGACAGGAGCATGATTCTGAATTTACCAGATTCCAGTCATGTGAGCAGGTGAATGGGGATGAAATATAAAGCTGCACAATAATTCACCAGCTTAAAATCATAAATGCAACTTCACATTAAATCCAATTTTCCCTGCATAGAGGAAACTGAGAGAATCAGTTCATCAAAACACGCTGCTGTCCTCCTAATGAGACCACAGTCTGACAGTGTTTCAAACCTACCAGCAGAGGAGTGTCCTGACACCTGCTGACTGGAGACCAGCGACCGGGAGCTCAACCCTTCAgcacacagaaaatgagacatCACACcctgaacaaaacatttacatcagCAGATAAACTGTAAGTGAAAGTTTGTCTTTCATCAGGCTTCAAAGAATCAAAACATGTTCCTGAGCTTCTCTGTCCTTATTCTAAGAAGCTCCACCCTGTGTCTGTTGGTTTGAGGGCATTAAAGTGGCTCCTGCTTTGTCACCAGATCCTGAGCTCCTTTTTCAAAGTGAGTCCCCGAGTTCTCTTTAAACCTCTTAGCAGCAGAAAAAGTTGgaccaaacaagaaaaaatggGAGCTCATGATCAACATTTACAACTATAATAACAACAaccaacaaaatgttttatctggGATGGATGGCGCCCTGAACACTGAATTTATTTCCGGACATTTAACCTTTGAAAATAAACCGTCCCACCTGTGGGACTCTGGTCTCTGCACTTCGACTGAATCTTCACTCTAACTCTCCTGATTCTTTCTGTGCAAAACGTTTTAGGATCCTCACATCAACAACAGCCGCTGACACAGACGTGTCAACACGTGGTCTGCTAACAGGTTAAATTAGCCGGTACCTGCTGTACCGGTGTAGTTATACCTTGGTAGATGTCGTACTGTCCTGACATCAGGTTGTAGCTCATACCcaggtgtgtgtgatggtgtgtgtgcaggtgtcgGGCGAACGACACGTGgttcctctctctgtccgtctctctctctccctcaggggAACCCTTCTCACCAGgctggagaaacacacacagaaacacacacacacacacacacacacacacacacacacacacagagtgtaatCCCTTCCTGCAGCGTGTTTATCAGGAAACATCAGCTCTGTGAGCTGCAGGGTGGATGTGGCAGTGAGGTGAGCGATGTCTCACAGCAGGTGACTTTCCGTGGTACTgatggctctgctgctgcagcagctccatgGCTGAGGACGAGGACGAGTCGCTGCTCTGCTTGCTGGTCACCACTCCTCCTCTGCCGGGTGGAGTCACGTCCGACTCCTCCCTGCCCGCTGTCTTACCGTACAGAGGATAGTGGAAACctggtggacacacacatacacacatatacacacaaatatttaaagaCACAGTCCCTGAATTTGTCAGAAGGTTGCAGCACCTGATCAGAGCATATTtataatacatttatttcttgttttgtctcctgCATCTTACTTTAAAACGGTCCGTGTGATGCAAAGGCTGCTGCGGATCAAACGTTTCTTCTTTAAGGTGAAAAACAATCATGCTGACTCCAGAATCTGTCCCACAAAAGCTCCATAACTCTTCAGTAACGGTGCaaatccagcagcagctcagataCTTCATAAGCTTTTGGTGATTTTGGTAATTCATAAATTCAAGGATTAAATCATTTGTACTGAAAATCACTGTATAAGCACAATGATCctgtttgaaatatttatctgtTCAGACAAAATGATTATTGGCAAAATGATTtttcaataaaatatttcacaaaatgtccaattattcctttaaagtgAGCCCAAACTTTGACTGAAGACTTTTACCTGGGTAATTGTGGACCAGGGTTGGGGACACCCCTCTGTAGGAGCCCCCTCCGCTCTCACACATTGCCAGGTAGGGCGGGTAGGAGGAGTGCTGGTACTGGATGTAGGGCTGCTGGGGGGTCATGGGAGGAGACACTGCTGCCCGGGCACTCTGGGACTCCTCAGACAGCCCTCCTATTGGCTCCTGGCCTTGATCGTCCAGCCCCTCCAGCCGGTCTGAGTCCTCTGTGTCGATGGCAGGTGGCAGATCGTGGGACCCATGAACCCTGGATTTTTTAGTATCTCCGCCCACGCctgctcccctctctcctccacctcctcctcctcctgagatCATCTTGGCCCCGGCAGGCTCCATGGTAGTTCCCCATTCTTTTCCCCTGTCTGCTTCACCCTCCTCGGCCTCCTCTCCGTGTTGACTCTGTAGCTCTGAGTATTTGCTGTGAGCGAGGCGGTGAGCCCAGGCGGGGCCGTCTGAGGGCTAGATCGATGGGGACAAGTGTTGGTGCTAGTTGCAGTGTTTCCCCTATAATTCTTTGTTAACAGTGGTGGGTGGgagtcattttgaggtcagttCAACTTCGGTCCATGTCTCTGTCCCAGTTTTTGTTCATATGGCCAGTTGTAGAGCTAATGCTAGATACCTTTTTGATAATCCTAAATGTTAGGCCTTTGGCGTTTTGGAGGGAAAGCAAGGCTAATTTATGACTTTCATTTGTACATATTCTTTTTAGCAGGGGTGGAGAATTTCTCGCTGCGGCGGCCCACCGCTGCTGAGCGACTATAGGGGAAACACTGTGTACTGTGAACAGAGCCATAGACAGACCATCTATCACCGGCTCTGGGTGTGATGTTGATGAAGGATGACGACGTTTCGACAGCAGGCGGCCGTTCAGAGGTGGGACGTGAGGAGTGTGGCGTCCCTCTCAATGACACGAACCAAGACACGTCTCACACACGATCAACTGCAGAATTTAGGCcaaactgaaggaaaacacaACCTACCCTTCCAAACACGGCTTGCATTCAATTCACACAACCTTTTCACATGACCCAGCAGAGAGTTAGCTGTTTAACGCACTGTGAGATGACATGGCTAAAAAAATCTGTACAAGCTTTGTGTAAAAGCAGCTCATATCAAAACCAGCAGTTCTGTATTAGAAAGGTTTCCTCTgttcctttgtgtgtttatgtttcacaTTTACGGCTAAAGTTAAAATTACACATTTCCTCCACAACGTCTCGCtctaaacattaaaaacatttgcatcCATCACATCAAACTCAGTTCTGAAGAAAGTAGAGCTACAGCACCACAGAAGCCACGCGGTCTTTGTTATTAGCACCTATGGGTTTAGCTGTACACAATGTGCGATTAATCTCTTCGTGACACTCAACACCAGTCATTAAAGCACACCAACAACACCATCAGCGGCGGCGGCAGgttagagacagagggagaaacttACACTGGAAAAGGAAACATTTGAGTCCAGATCTGTCTGACTGTTTGGGTTGTGGagtgatgaagaagaggaagaggaaggagactTGATGTCATCACAGTCTTTCATCGAGACCTGGTGCTGGTCCACCATGccaccgtgcacagccttcaaGCCCAGACTCTgtcccctttctcctctctcactcatcTCCACGTAGGACAGGACGGGTTTGGGACAGCAACTTTTGGTGCCTTCTGGACCTTTACCTAGCATGGGCCCGCTGGCTGAACCCCCAACCATATGTTTAACAtcctcactgtctctcaacCCCTGTCCCCTCTCACCCCTCTGCTTGGAACTGGGTGTCTGGTCACAGCATTTGGAGGCCAGTAACAGTTTCTGGTCCATGTAAAGTCCTCTGGAGTACTGGCCATAGTACAGGGACTGGGCCAAGGCGGTCTGCGTCTGACTCATGGCCAGCTGAAGCTGAGACTGAGGCGGCCCGTCGCCTTTCTTAGAGTCTGCGAACTCGTGGGAGGAGCCTTTGTCATCctccttcatttcttcttttctgtctttccctttgCCGTCATGGGCAGAGCTTTTGTGGAAAGCAacgctgctgctgttctgcctGTCCGACTGGATGTACCCCTGCAGGTAGTAGGGCTCGTAGCTGTGGTAGTACGGCGACTGGGGATCTTTTGATGGCGGAGCAGATGCAGTGGGTGGGGTTTTACCAGAGCTACCATGGTTACTGTTAGAGCTCACCtcggaggaggcagaggagccAGACTTGGATCTGAGCCCATCTGAGCGACATTCGGAAGATCCCCCATCGTCCCCGGCATCTGAGATGTCAGAGTAGGCGGGGCTGTTGTTCTTGCTGCTGCCGTCTGCTGTTGCCAGGCAACTACCACTTGCGTCAAGCCGCGATGAACTTCCAATGGAGGGACTGGGGGCATTGTCGGTGAAGGTGTAGACCTTGTCAGCCTCTGCGCGGATGCTGGCCATCCTGCTCTCCTGGCTCTCAGTGAGTCCATTCATTACATCCTGCTTACTGAGGTGCTCCTTCAGAAGGCTTCCAGAAATTTCCTTGACACCCATTTTAGATCCACTACCACCATCTTCCATTTTGATTCCGCTGCTGTCTCCATTAGGTGTCCTGGTTGGCAAATCTTTGTTATGCTTGTCTTTCAGCCTccgtttctcttttttcctggtCTCTTTGCTGCAGGAAACCAGGGTGGCTTTGACAAGGCTCGGCTCCACAACGATGCTCAGCTTTGGTTTGATGGGTTTCAGAGGAAGGTTTTTACTTGTGAGGCCTACGGCCGCCATGGGAGAGGGCTGCTGTGAGGTGGCAGTATCTGCTGTACCAGTGGGATATGTTGCGTTGGGTATGGCAATTAGCTTGGGAGGAGCAGGGGCTGGAGCAATTGGCCGGTTGGTCCGCGACTTGGACAGCTTGTCTACCTTCCCGTTGGCCTTCTTGCCCTTGTCGCATGCACCTCCCTTCTTGTCGATCAAACCTTCGGCTTCCAGTTTGGGCATCTCTACCGTGGAGTTCCTGTCTGGGACCATGCAGTTCTCCAGAACCACGGTCATGTTGGAGATGATGGGCAAGTTACTGAGGTCATCGATCAGCCCGTCTTTGAGCAGTGAGGTTCTTCTGGTTTTGGAGTTGGTTGTGGGGCTCTGGTCAGTACTGAGGAGTAGCCGTCTGTTCTTAGGAGACCCTACTGTGGTCACCTTGTATAGAGGAGCAGGTTTCTTAGAGGAACTGTTGGCAttagtgttgttgtttgtttctgagaGGTCATATGTCATGTTGCTGATGGTGTCCTCACAGTCCGATAGTCGTTCCTCACTCTCCCCATCCTTCATGGGCTCCAGCTCAGgcttcctctgctcttcagcctccaggtgtgcatgtgtctggTGGTAGCGCAGTCCGTTGATGTGCTTGTAGCGTTTAGTGCAGTTGGGGTGGGGGCAGTCAATGAGAATGGGTGGGGGAGGTGGTGAGGAGGCACAACCTCCTCCTGGATCCATGAATGAAGGGTCAGATTTGCCCTGCGGCGTGGACGGTGCGCTGCGGGATTTGGCGCGAATCCGCTTcccatttccatttttaatgtCATCAGAAGAGACCAGGCTGAGGTCCAAGTCAGCTGGAGGTTTGTTCTTTCGCTTCCCAGACGAGAGGGTGGAGGCGCTGTTGGAAGATttcacctcctccacagtgaagaaagaaggaggagtCCGGCAGTTGTTGATGAGGTTCAGGCTGCCTCTCCGTCCCTTGCTGTGGATGGGTGCAGTGGTTCCAGCCACACCACCTCCACGGCTCCTGTGCTGTGACAGACCCCTGACTTTGGTGGCGGGGGCCGGCTCAATGCAGGGCCGCTCGGCCAAGGCCATTCGCATCCGTTTCCCGCGGCCACGCCCACCCGGCAACTCAGGGTCACTGGAGGGAGACTCGCAAAACCtggacagatgaaaagaaaaccaatGGATTTAGAAGAGAATTCCTCATAACGATCACTTATTGACATGAGATAGATCATACTGTGTCACGTTGTGTTGTATCGTGTCCTGTCAACTCACTAACTGCCTGCTGAGGTTGGCCAGGACAACCTCCAAGACCTCCAAGAACAAGGAGGGGCATCACGGATGAATCTCTACGTTTTCTCTGTACAAAGCCTGCCCCTCTTTtgataacataaaaaaaacctgtacAAACTGCAGTTATCTCTGTATTTGATACGGAGACATTCTGTATTCACACGCCGTCCCCTCCTG
This genomic window contains:
- the znf608 gene encoding zinc finger protein 608 — translated: MRMALAERPCIEPAPATKVRGLSQHRSRGGGVAGTTAPIHSKGRRGSLNLINNCRTPPSFFTVEEVKSSNSASTLSSGKRKNKPPADLDLSLVSSDDIKNGNGKRIRAKSRSAPSTPQGKSDPSFMDPGGGCASSPPPPPILIDCPHPNCTKRYKHINGLRYHQTHAHLEAEEQRKPELEPMKDGESEERLSDCEDTISNMTYDLSETNNNTNANSSSKKPAPLYKVTTVGSPKNRRLLLSTDQSPTTNSKTRRTSLLKDGLIDDLSNLPIISNMTVVLENCMVPDRNSTVEMPKLEAEGLIDKKGGACDKGKKANGKVDKLSKSRTNRPIAPAPAPPKLIAIPNATYPTGTADTATSQQPSPMAAVGLTSKNLPLKPIKPKLSIVVEPSLVKATLVSCSKETRKKEKRRLKDKHNKDLPTRTPNGDSSGIKMEDGGSGSKMGVKEISGSLLKEHLSKQDVMNGLTESQESRMASIRAEADKVYTFTDNAPSPSIGSSSRLDASGSCLATADGSSKNNSPAYSDISDAGDDGGSSECRSDGLRSKSGSSASSEVSSNSNHGSSGKTPPTASAPPSKDPQSPYYHSYEPYYLQGYIQSDRQNSSSVAFHKSSAHDGKGKDRKEEMKEDDKGSSHEFADSKKGDGPPQSQLQLAMSQTQTALAQSLYYGQYSRGLYMDQKLLLASKCCDQTPSSKQRGERGQGLRDSEDVKHMVGGSASGPMLGKGPEGTKSCCPKPVLSYVEMSERGERGQSLGLKAVHGGMVDQHQVSMKDCDDIKSPSSSSSSSLHNPNSQTDLDSNVSFSSPSDGPAWAHRLAHSKYSELQSQHGEEAEEGEADRGKEWGTTMEPAGAKMISGGGGGGGERGAGVGGDTKKSRVHGSHDLPPAIDTEDSDRLEGLDDQGQEPIGGLSEESQSARAAVSPPMTPQQPYIQYQHSSYPPYLAMCESGGGSYRGVSPTLVHNYPGFHYPLYGKTAGREESDVTPPGRGGVVTSKQSSDSSSSSAMELLQQQSHQYHGKSPAPGEKGSPEGERETDRERNHVSFARHLHTHHHTHLGMSYNLMSGQYDIYQGLSSRSLVSSQQVSGHSSAEGEGKK